In the Halictus rubicundus isolate RS-2024b chromosome 12, iyHalRubi1_principal, whole genome shotgun sequence genome, CAGACTTGTGGACCAGATGGGGTTGGCCGTGAGCGACAATGACCGGGCTGGGCGTCGACGATCGAGGCACGTGGGTGGTCAGAAGCTGAAGATTCGACATCTCCTGCTTCTGCCTCGGCGACAGCAGGTTGTTGTCCGTGGTGATCGGACCGGGTATTTGCTTTTGAGATCTGGAGGACAAGGTGTCCGCCATCGCGCTCGGCTTGCCGAACACCGGACTCGAGGTGCTGGCGGTGATCTCGATCTTAGCCGTTTCCGGGATGTACGTGGGCGGCTGGTTGGGCGAAGGAACTTTCGGGGACGTGGACGCTTTGTTCGTTGGTTCTGGTATAACTGCCGGAGAGAGCTTAGGCTCTTCTAGCCGCTGCGCGGGCTCGTTGGGATTGACCGGGAGCAGCGTCTCGATGACCGACTTGCCGCTTATGGCCAGGTCCCTGGAGCTTTTCACAGGCATGTACGGACGGTGTGGAATATTCAGTGTGAGCGGCGGCAGGCCACCTCTGGGATAGCTGGGAGCCAGAGCTCTCATGCCAGGAGCGTGTTGGATCACGGGCTGTTGAGTGGCCGCGGTGGAATAGATCTGCTGCGCGGGCGTTTCCGGTCTCAGAGAAGACACGGACACGCTGACGGCGATCTTCGTCGGTGGCGGTGACGGTTTGCCGACGTTGGGCATGTGAGGACTCAACGACGGGTTTCGAGACCATTGTCCATTCGGAGACGACGGCTGCGTGATCCTCGGCGACAGCTGCGACGGCACCAGAGGTGGAATTCTGGATGGCACCAACGGTGGCAGAGGAGTCAGGCTCGAGGCGGTGGTGGTGCAAACGGCGGATATGTTCTGCATCCTTGGGGAGGCTTGACGCATAGGCACCATCTGCGACTGCGGCGACACGGGCAGCTTCTGGTAGAGCGGTTGCACGCTGATGGGAGGTGGTCTGGGACTGGCTGCAGCGATCCTAGGTGTTTCTCCGGTGATGGGCACGCTGCACGGTCCGAGACCAGGCTGCTTGTACTGCGGAGGAGGAGACGCCGAGACCAGATGGGGTTGGGTGGTGATTACCTCCGGGCTGGTGACGCTGACGTTGGTGTCAACGGGTTCGATCGGTACAGGCTTGACGACTTCACGAGGCTTCTCGTTCAGCGACCACGAATGGGCGATGACTGACGCGGGTGGACTCTGCGGTTTCACAGGTATGGCGGCGATTCTAGCTTCGACGGGCTTTTCCGTTGCTGCCGGAGACGGCGCGATGGTGTTGACAGTCTTTGTGGGAGATTTGTAGAACGATGGAATGTCTGGCGTTTTCGGTGGCTGCGTCAGGTCGAACGTCTCGTAGTTCGGGTCCTCCTCCGTGTCGGTGTCTATCTGCAGGTCGTGCTCGCTCTGCGGAGTGTCCGGCTTCAAGTCGGTCTCCCCTTCGCCGGCGGATGGGTTCAGACTCTCGACAGCCTGCTGCATCTCTTCGACGTCCTCCTGAGGCGCTTCCGGTGGCGGGCCGACGGTGTCGTCCGCTTCCGCGTCCTCTTCCTCGCCCTCGTAGGAGAAGTCCTCGGTGGAAGCACCGAAGGTCTCTTCCAAGAGCGCGGCGACAGCGTCCTCGGTCTCCTCCTGTGAGATAGCGACCCTTGGCTTGTCTTCCGTCTGCGCGGGCGGCGTCGTCGGCACCGTCACGTCCGGTTCCTCCCTGCTGCTTCGAGATTGGCAGCCGCTCTCGCGTTCTTCCGGTTCCGAGATGCTCTTCACCGCGTTCTCGTGGATCGTCTCGTCGATTTCGATGCCGAAGCCGGGAATGaacttctccttcttcttctcctgcTTGGAGCTCTGGATTCCGCTACTGACCGGTGGCGTCATCGACGGTGTCATCGACGGCGTCATCGGCGGCGCTGGCACGGTCGCGGCGACCTTGGGAATCGGACTCAACAGCGCGTCTCTAGGCGTTGGAAGCGTGGGCGACATGGTTTTGGTGATGATCGGACTGCTGGCTCGCGGGGGACTAGGATCCGCGCCGAGATACGGTAACTCGCCGCTCTTCTCGtgatggtgatgatgatgatggtggtgATGATGGTAGTCCTTCCGACTGCGCTCCTCCTTCgacttctttcttttcttcttcttctctttgacCTTCTCCGGGACCGTGGATGGAGTCGATTGTTCCACGCTGTCGTTGTCGTCGGTGAACCGGAACACGTCGTGGTCGTTGCTCTCGGTGCACGCGATGTCCAACTTCGGCGAGTTCGGCAGCCCCAACAGATTCGCCTCGATCTCCCGACCAGCTTCGGCGAGGTCCACGCTGTTCTCGTCTTCCGGTTGATGGCGACGCTTCCTATCCGTTTTCCTCCTGATCCGCTCCACGTCCAGCACCGGACTGTGACCACCGTCGCTGTCGGACGCGTAGGTGTTGTTTTCCGACGGGATGTTGCCCAACCGGTTGAAGAACGTGTTCGACGGaccgtcgtcgacgtcgtctgACAACGGTCCGAAGATGTCCTCCATCCGTTGGGAGTCTCTCGCCTCCTGCCTGTTGAGCCTTTTCCTTCTCGCCTTGGCCTTGTCGTCCCCGTTCCTGTCTCGCCTCTTGTCCTTCTTGTTCCGTTGTTTCTTGTCCGACCGTATTCTCTCGTCCGCGTTCTCCAACACCGTCGACCCCGACGTGGTCGTGGTGCTGGCGACCGTGATGGCCTCGGACGTGTGATTCGGCCGGCAGTCCACGGTGCTCGGGATGCTCGACTTGTTCTTGTGCTCGACGCTCTCCGAGGACTCGGTCTTCGAGCTGTCCTCGGTCGATATCGAGATCTTCTGccgcttctgcttcttcttgtGCGACTTCTTGCGCGAGTCCCTCTCGTGGTTGTTCACGACGATGGCGGGATGGTTCGCGCGGAAGCCGACAGACATCCGCTCGTCGTCGTCCGACGTGCGTGGCTCTTCCTTCACGCTCGCGCGCACGCTGCTGACCACCGTCGACGTCTCCAGAGGATTGTGCTTCTCCTCGGTGTCCGCGAATCCCAAGTCGACGTCGCTCTCGAGGAACCTCTCGGTCTTCACCTTGCGGATCTTGTTGTTGAACGACTCCTCCTCCTCGCTGGTGTCCGAGTGGATCCTCGACCTTGATCCCTTTCTCGACAACGACTTCGCCCTGGCGGAGTCGGACTCGGACGTGGCTTCGTCCTCCGTCAGAGCTTTACTGGACACCGAGTCCCCGTCCCACGAGGTGCTCTGTTTCTTCTCCTCCCGTCTCGCTCGACTCTGCTTCAGCTGCGAGAACTTGTCCTTCAGGCGCACCTGACGCTTCTCCTCCTCGAGCTTCTGCATGTTCTTCGTCGAGCGAGCCTTCACCTTGTCGTACATGCTGATGTAAGCGGGCTCGTCGTCTACGATGTCGAAGATCGAGTGCTTCTTCGGCTCGTCGCTGTCGGTGTCCGTGGCCGACGGGTGTCTGGCCACTTGCAGCTCGTGGGTGGACAGCGGCCCGTCGTCCACGTCGCTGTGCAGGTTCAGAGAGGACTGTTGCTGATGGTGTTGCTGTATCTCTCGGGAATGATTGGAGCTGACCGAGGTCTGCTCGCTCGGCGAGTTCGAATCATTTCGCTTCGAGAGCTCCAGTCTCGACAGGAACTCCTTGTCCGACTCGTGGGAGACCCTGGGGCTACGCTCCCTCGACTCCTTCTCCGAGCGGTTCCTCTTGCTGCGCTGCTTCTCCTTCCCCTCCCGGTTGTTTTCCCTGTTCTCCCTATTCTCCCGGTTCTCCCGGTTCTCTCGGTTCTCCCTGTTCTCCCTGTTCGACTCCCTGTTGTTCTCGCTGTGAGCGTCCCTGCTGTCCTGGGTCTGCGTGGAGCCGCTGCTCTCTTTACTGTCGCGGCTCTCTCTGCTCTCTCGGCTGGACCGATGGGAGTCGTTGCGGTGCTTCCGGTCCTCGGACCTCCTGTTCTGTCTAGGCCGGTCTTTGCTGTCTCTGCGGTGGTCGGAGATCTTCATGCGCTTCGCATCGTCGTCTGGCGGTCCATCCTGCGACGAACACCGCCGTTTGATGGACACCGGGGCGGGCGAGATCTGGTTCTGCGACTGTGACACGGATTGATGGAGATGGTTCTCGATCGGCTGTCGCCTGCTGTCGTCCCGGTCTCTCTTCTCTTTGTCCTTCTCCTCTCGATCTCTCCTCTTGTCGCGCTCGgacttctctttctctcgtctcTCCTGGTCTTCGCGTTCCCTCCTCTTCTCCCGGTCGTGTTTCTCGCGCTCGAATCTCTCCCgctcctctttctctcgtttctcTTTCTCCGCTCGTTCccgttcctctttctctttccgtcGCTCCCTCTCgagcctctctttctcttccctcTCGCGCTTCCGTTCCCTCTCAatcctctccttctcctcccgccttctttctctctccagTCTGTCCCgttcctctttctctcgcctCTCCTGCTCTTCCCTCTCTTTCCTGAGTCGCTCCTTctcctgtttctctctctccaaCCGAAGCTCCCGTTCTTTCCTTTCCCGATCCTCTCGTTCTCGCCTCTCCCGCTCTTCCCTCTCCCTTCTCTCCTGCCGTTCCTTCTCCTCTCGCTCGCGTTTCTCGCGATCCAACCGctccttctctctcctctccttctcctttgCCTCGTTCTCCTCCCGCTCCTTTCGTTCccgttctctctcctctctctcccgttTGTCTTCCTGCCGTTCTTTGTCGAGCCTTTCCCGTTCCCGTCTCTCCTCGTCCTTCTCCCTCCTCTCTTCCCGCTCCTTCCGCTCCTGTTGTCTGTCACGGTCCTCCTTTTCCCTCCTCTCCTGTCTCTCCCTGTCGTCCTTCTCTCGTCTCTCCTTCTCCTCCCGTTCTTTCCTCTCGTAGCGGACCTCCTTGTTCTCCTTGAACTCTCTATGACTATCAGAGTCCCCAATGTCGTTCACCACGGACTCCTTCTCCTCCCGGTCCTTGCGACTGCTGCTACTCTTCTCGACGTCCGCGTCCTCTTTCCGCGACTTCCTCTGACAGTCCTTGCCCTTGCTGTACTTCGAGTCCCTGCTGTCCTTGCTGTCGCGTGAGTCCCTGCTCTCCCGATTGCTGCCCGCCTCTTTCCTgacccgggagcgggacccgtcGGAGGACAGCGACGACGACGAGCAGGACGATATCGACGAAGAAGACGTCGTGGAAGACGGTGGCAGGACCGCGACGGCGGTGGACATGGAAGTTTGGTACTGGCCGGTCGACGATGTCGTGGTCGACGCGCTGGTCGTCGAGGAGGTGGTCGCGGTGGCCGGGGTGGCCGACGAGGTCGCGGTGGTCGTTGTCGGCGTCGCGGTGACCGGCGCCGTACTCGGGTACGCGACTGTCGACGGAACCGTGGTCGGGACGACAGGCGGAGGCGGCGCCGACGACGTCGTGCTCAGTCCTCGACTCGTCGAGGCTCCGAGAACGTGTATATTACTTACGCTACCGTTGCTGCTAAGAATACTACTAGCTGACGCTAAACCGCTACTGTTGCCGCTACTGGCTGTCGTCCCGCTGCCAAGACCGATCGGCAACGAGACCGGTGGTAATTCGGGACTAACTGTTTTGATTGACGTACCGGGCGTGATCGGTGTGGCCGGTGTCGGGTGCACGCAATTGTGCTGCACCGACGCCCGCGGGTCCGTCGTCTTCAGCGCGGTGGACACGCACGTCGTGAAGTTCAGGCTCGAGGACAGAGACGCGATGCTGCCCCCCAACCCCGTGATCTGGCCGGTGGTGGACATGGCGCCGCTGACACTGACACTGACACTGACACTGCCGCTACTACTGCTGCTGTTACCGCTGCCGGCTAACTGTACAGGCGGGTGACTAGGAAACGGATACTGTAGGCAGACCTTGCTGGTGCAACCGCCGCCAGCCGACGTCAGGCCGCTCGTCCCGCCGATGATCGAGCTGACGTTCAGCACGCCGGTGAACTCTCGCGGCTCGTACTTCTCGCTGAAGTTCTCCAGCCGCTTCGAGTCCTCGTCGAACACGCTCCGCTTGGCAAGAACCGATTTCACAATGTCGGACGGCTGCACCTCGTGTAGGTCCATGTCTAGGAGCTTGTGCCGAAACCTGAACCGTTCCGACGCCGTCGCGTCCAACTTGGCTAGGGCGTCACCGCCGGCAGCGCTCAACGCTCTCGACCCGGACCATTTCTCGTACTTCTCGTCGAGCGACCGTATCCTCTCTTCGAGACTCGGCGACTGCGGTGCCGTTTCGCTGTCCGAGCTCGTCGGACTCGGACTCGGGTGACGCGGTGGTGGCGAAGCCGGTGGTTGCGGAGCTGCGCGAGGACTCGGTGCCGTCGACAGGTTCGCGCATGGCGGGCTCGCGACCTTCGCAAGACTCGCGTTGCTCGacctgttgctgttgctgctgttgttgttgctgctgctggtgttgttgttgttgttgttgttattgttgttcaGCATCTGCGTCGCGAACCTCGGCAAAGGCAACGACAGAGGACCCTCGTGACTACGCTCGCGAAACCGCCTTGGCTCGCTCGGCACCAGGTTCTCCGGCCTCTCGTCCACCAACGGGGTGCCTGGCCGTGAGCCGTCGTGGTGTTCGTGGTGCCTGCAACGGACATTTGTTTGCCACGTTAGTTCTACCGTTTTTAGGATGCTTGTCTCTTGCAAAGTTCGCCGACAGCTATTCCCCCCCGCTCCTGTTGATCGCATGTCTTTAATATACTAGGTAGAGAAGATTCCTGAACATCATAAGCAACCTACTAGGCTTCAGTCGAGAAGTCTGTCTTGAAACGAGCTATAGTTTGGGATACAATTGTCTCCGGAATATCATAAGCAACAGGCTAGGTTTTATACGAAGTACGTCTTGAAACAAGCTATTAGAGAATTTGGGGGAACAAGCGTCTCCGAAACATCAAACGGGACGCCCTGGCTAGGCAAGACTTGCACCCACCTGCTAGTGACGTCGCGACGTCGCTTGCAAGGTCCAGGGCCTCTGGCCTCGCAGCTGCCTCTTCTCGTGCCGTGATGCACGACGACCTTGCTATCACTGACACGCCGGATGTCCATGCCTTTTCTACTCGAGTGCGAGGTGACGAGCAACGAGGCGATCTCGGGCTCGTCGTCCTCGCAGAGTATCGTCGTCGACGCGCCGTCGAGCTTCGCGCGTTTTTTCGGCGCGAACCCGACCTCGTCGCCGCTACTGTGACACTCCTCGAGCTGCTCGAGCAGGTGGACCCTCTCCTTCTGAAGGTGTCGGATGTCGGTGGGCGGTAGCAAAGGCGGTGGCGGCGCCGGTGGCTCCACGCTGGTCACGACGCTTTGCACAGCGTGCCGTCGGGACGGCGGAGGACAGTCGTCGTCGTTTAACTTGCCGTCGCCGAGCACGCTGCTCTGGTAGTCGTCGTGGCTGGCCCCGCTGCCCTGACTGAACTCGTCGTAGCTGCGAAACCTACGCGGCGCCGGCTCGCTGTAGTCTCCGTCGTAATAAGTGTCCTGGTACGACCTCCTGTTGCTGCGGGTCATCGCGGTCGGGTGCGCCGGACTCGCGCCCGGCGTGCTTCCTCCTCCAGATGTGCGGGAGTAACTCGCCGTTCTCGACCTCGGGGGCGTCTCGTAGCGGGTAAACCTGCCACTCGAATTCGACACGGTCACCCCGGAGTCGAAACTGCTGCGCTCCCGCCTGGAAGGAATCCTTCAAATAATGGTTGCACTATATTTCACGTTATCGTTCGTGGCAATCAGGTACATCCAGGAACATCCCCTGGGACACCTTCGACCCGTTTCTGCAGGGTTACTGACTAGTTCGCCTGGCTAACTTTCCCCCCACGTGTCTCGCAACTATCGTTACCTCTCGTGCTGACAACTAAATAAATTCTTCATTCTAAAACGGCCTGCAGACGATACTATTTGTCATACACaggtggggtatttggcccgaaaaccCTGCAAGTAATTATACTAGCAGAaagtgaaaaaagaaaaggaggaTATGGATGTATTCTTACATGAATTTATTACTTGAATTAGAAGTGATAGTGTCCAAAGCGTGGACATTTTTAGAAAACATAGAATATAGCTAAGTCCTTTTACATTCTAAAACCCTTACAACTTGGTTCATTCATAAAACTCAATTTCTAAACCGATTTTCTAGACCTCCCTCTTACTCGTTCCAGGAGTAAGCTTCATGTTCGTTATTCCATGGACGGTTCTCCTAGTTGCAACTGCAGAAACGTTTGTCGATTACCCCATGGAACATCCTGCGTGTACAATAAGTTTAACGCGTTCACTGTTCAACattttctcaagaaaatatttctataatttcacgAATTGTAAGTAAATGTTCCTAAGATTATACAAAACTCGGTTGACCCTTGCACAGGCAACCAAAATGTATAAACAATTCTAAACCTGCAGCGTCTAAGATTCCGTGCAGAACAGTGAACTTGTTCTCATTTGTTGAGATACTGTATAGTTGATTGTTTTACTAGGTTGCCAGGTTAACCGGGCACTGTTGTGCGCTACAAAGTATACATACGTGACATCAAAGGTGGTAGCAGGGGAGGGCCTTGTGTCCCAAGGTTTTTCTCCAGCGATACCCTGCCGTTCCAGGTGCTCGTAGAAAGTCTCCTGGCACTCCCTGGAGGCAAAGTCGACTTGAAGCCGACGACCACGAAGAGCCACGCCCC is a window encoding:
- the LOC143359573 gene encoding uncharacterized protein LOC143359573 isoform X4, with the translated sequence MVRETRHLWVGNLPENIREDRIREHFKRYGRVQSVKLLPRGEECPVDGGTGGSLGEGNEGGSGSNSGNGGSGGGSGSSSNTGGASATVAFMDIKSAAKAHATEHTLDERALTTQYYEPQHLQHRFPSHGSSEDHGSSGGSGGGVSVVGVSGGSGSGIVSGGVVSGGGGGSSGGGVSVGVGGSGVGGSAVGSVVSVGGGVSGGGGGGINDRGERDRERERERDRERDRDRDRDRDRDRDRERERDRERERERERERERERDRDRERGGEGFESRGSHGSFYTSERSSRGVGSGGGVGGVGGGGGGVVVVGGHPADPSAGDPGGYIPRGRPPPASSYHVTSTRARDRLYSRTGPYASGPPPPPHLDRHRGGLPPSSWSAYESTTSRYGNAPPPPSPANNDAYQDEQGGGGGSGGGGGGGGSGSSGALRQHKKQRRKSRSGSSSPSGSSRSGSSSSSRSGSSAGSTSGGSTSPGSSPHRTGNAAVTEDRRPLAICVRNLPARSSDTSLKDGLFHEYKKHGKVTWVKVVGAAGDRYALVCFKKPEDVEKALEVSHDKLFFGCKIEVAPYQGYDVEDNEFRPYEAELDEYHPKATRTLFIGNLEKDVTASELRKHFEPFGEIIEIDVKKQGAVTSYAFCQYSDIGSVVKAMRSMDGEHLGANRIKLGFGKSMPTSCVWVDGIGDCMSEKYLNMQFHQFGPISQVVVDRERGHALVFFEQISCAQAAVKEMRGVALRGRRLQVDFASRECQETFYEHLERQGIAGEKPWDTRPSPATTFDVTIPSRRERSSFDSGVTVSNSSGRFTRYETPPRSRTASYSRTSGGGSTPGASPAHPTAMTRSNRRSYQDTYYDGDYSEPAPRRFRSYDEFSQGSGASHDDYQSSVLGDGKLNDDDCPPPSRRHAVQSVVTSVEPPAPPPPLLPPTDIRHLQKERVHLLEQLEECHSSGDEVGFAPKKRAKLDGASTTILCEDDEPEIASLLVTSHSSRKGMDIRRVSDSKVVVHHGTRRGSCEARGPGPCKRRRDVTSRHHEHHDGSRPGTPLVDERPENLVPSEPRRFRERSHEGPLSLPLPRFATQMLNNNNNNNNNNTSSSNNNSSNSNRSSNASLAKVASPPCANLSTAPSPRAAPQPPASPPPRHPSPSPTSSDSETAPQSPSLEERIRSLDEKYEKWSGSRALSAAGGDALAKLDATASERFRFRHKLLDMDLHEVQPSDIVKSVLAKRSVFDEDSKRLENFSEKYEPREFTGVLNVSSIIGGTSGLTSAGGGCTSKVCLQYPFPSHPPVQLAGSGNSSSSSGSVSVSVSVSGAMSTTGQITGLGGSIASLSSSLNFTTCVSTALKTTDPRASVQHNCVHPTPATPITPGTSIKTVSPELPPVSLPIGLGSGTTASSGNSSGLASASSILSSNGSVSNIHVLGASTSRGLSTTSSAPPPPVVPTTVPSTVAYPSTAPVTATPTTTTATSSATPATATTSSTTSASTTTSSTGQYQTSMSTAVAVLPPSSTTSSSSISSCSSSSLSSDGSRSRVRKEAGSNRESRDSRDSKDSRDSKYSKGKDCQRKSRKEDADVEKSSSSRKDREEKESVVNDIGDSDSHREFKENKEVRYERKEREEKERREKDDRERQERREKEDRDRQQERKEREERREKDEERRERERLDKERQEDKREREERERERKEREENEAKEKERREKERLDREKREREEKERQERREREERERREREDRERKERELRLEREKQEKERLRKEREEQERREKEERDRLERERRREEKERIERERKREREEKERLERERRKEKEERERAEKEKREKEERERFEREKHDREKRREREDQERREKEKSERDKRRDREEKDKEKRDRDDSRRQPIENHLHQSVSQSQNQISPAPVSIKRRCSSQDGPPDDDAKRMKISDHRRDSKDRPRQNRRSEDRKHRNDSHRSSRESRESRDSKESSGSTQTQDSRDAHSENNRESNRENRENRENRENRENRENRENNREGKEKQRSKRNRSEKESRERSPRVSHESDKEFLSRLELSKRNDSNSPSEQTSVSSNHSREIQQHHQQQSSLNLHSDVDDGPLSTHELQVARHPSATDTDSDEPKKHSIFDIVDDEPAYISMYDKVKARSTKNMQKLEEEKRQVRLKDKFSQLKQSRARREEKKQSTSWDGDSVSSKALTEDEATSESDSARAKSLSRKGSRSRIHSDTSEEEESFNNKIRKVKTERFLESDVDLGFADTEEKHNPLETSTVVSSVRASVKEEPRTSDDDERMSVGFRANHPAIVVNNHERDSRKKSHKKKQKRQKISISTEDSSKTESSESVEHKNKSSIPSTVDCRPNHTSEAITVASTTTTSGSTVLENADERIRSDKKQRNKKDKRRDRNGDDKAKARRKRLNRQEARDSQRMEDIFGPLSDDVDDGPSNTFFNRLGNIPSENNTYASDSDGGHSPVLDVERIRRKTDRKRRHQPEDENSVDLAEAGREIEANLLGLPNSPKLDIACTESNDHDVFRFTDDNDSVEQSTPSTVPEKVKEKKKKRKKSKEERSRKDYHHHHHHHHHHHEKSGELPYLGADPSPPRASSPIITKTMSPTLPTPRDALLSPIPKVAATVPAPPMTPSMTPSMTPPVSSGIQSSKQEKKKEKFIPGFGIEIDETIHENAVKSISEPEERESGCQSRSSREEPDVTVPTTPPAQTEDKPRVAISQEETEDAVAALLEETFGASTEDFSYEGEEEDAEADDTVGPPPEAPQEDVEEMQQAVESLNPSAGEGETDLKPDTPQSEHDLQIDTDTEEDPNYETFDLTQPPKTPDIPSFYKSPTKTVNTIAPSPAATEKPVEARIAAIPVKPQSPPASVIAHSWSLNEKPREVVKPVPIEPVDTNVSVTSPEVITTQPHLVSASPPPQYKQPGLGPCSVPITGETPRIAAASPRPPPISVQPLYQKLPVSPQSQMVPMRQASPRMQNISAVCTTTASSLTPLPPLVPSRIPPLVPSQLSPRITQPSSPNGQWSRNPSLSPHMPNVGKPSPPPTKIAVSVSVSSLRPETPAQQIYSTAATQQPVIQHAPGMRALAPSYPRGGLPPLTLNIPHRPYMPVKSSRDLAISGKSVIETLLPVNPNEPAQRLEEPKLSPAVIPEPTNKASTSPKVPSPNQPPTYIPETAKIEITASTSSPVFGKPSAMADTLSSRSQKQIPGPITTDNNLLSPRQKQEMSNLQLLTTHVPRSSTPSPVIVAHGQPHLVHKSVVHSIGASTVSTANQSLIKTVVPIVSQQIPPPAVSVPIPEEKCVITQTPLPLANQRHSPVPQSSQIPKPHIPLVSTVSQAIIARPVPPVVSSIPATPVIESSTVECLEPRMPPDQELELDANARIAETAQPMQLTPPIQPTQPMEMIKEEPVEVKHEEPVMKEEFPNNEPAEFPLTQPANVDLKPKLEQQDLIKSEIIVPKTEAVDSIVPKIEIETPPIKVEAVNEIKEEEPAKDIEETNMEEEPAEDPLKEPSTDPLAIDVSKEDPADSKEDSDYWSAKEVNIESVIKKVDALCDGEGNDGDEETQHGTNIGNENQEPPKTESSEWFNAEIVENENKKTFTANDDQDEGVETCESESTKSRRGRTRTRRGGNRGGVTTRRSVKNTATVPHKRGGRTPRGNKHHVEKNKLPADVYEFHDDSEEDNAGRPRLILTIKSPVPNLTGPNAQPATPIAAVKEVPPEEFVSPAANTRKSKRLAERDGSRNTIDDVIEDVVRGSAANKGLVGNTGNVHATRRSTRHNNAPRPVQASLQLTEPRKSPRGVRKSTRRTSENDDSSEEKIKEIVPPPPPELQTKEENVPSRAETPKTEEPASQSAPSPIQKPVSHEPMTLIDPVTGMLIPMRESEEGQYIPVSTASGQIAINRADTRTTPAIITASPTTEVLRPKPAQPENLTVAEEPKKEPDPVPIQPQASVITKPQSPAVQVTPTISIVPTATTSTTVTSITTTTVATPQTAPTCSTQSKPTSLKAHVLNASKLATPVQQPPIITKPPAAPSVPSQSIVQNMAKLTQTVQGLHLQIPNRVVSPNLSPRAKQAPQISAANGKGQGQPMSPVLNNTGVPPNPKQHLLQAAKQQQQQQQQQQQPPPPPPPQQPSTIVNLPQKLPIHPSANVHPATVATSTPRIHQPVSQPTALKAINGQPHPLNPKAHLLQAVVPPIVTGAVASPPTQPHLMNPQPVGVSCSRPPAPKPPVTGTMEPPKVEVSMSGCIMVPTPSPQARGVPITTYEGPLHGNAGAAPSPGGQYGLVPPHRSQSPPLPPPAHHHANASQGDVVNHFGGLPRGAELPPHYMHPQVLQYQYLRAQQEALTAPRIAYHIPRTRSPHLPLDPKLEPGIEDSHSPPLELRRSTKTPQDRTTDSPQVAQVYMLHGAPRLPPPPPQYNAGGNPSLTAPVAARGGFYEPPPAHLRSPYPIAASEAPSDRAITPDRPRKHQVVTPPHASQVPPQADSFQMLLQRYPVMWQGLLALKNDQAAVQMHFVFGNPNVARDSLPCNSDGSTPPLRIAQRMRLEQTQVDGVARKMQMDNEHCMLLALPCGRDEVDVLQQSKNLQTGFIMYLQQKQAAGIVNIAAPGSQQPAYVVHIFPACDFANESLARIAPDLLHRVAKIAHLLIVIATV